A single window of Carettochelys insculpta isolate YL-2023 chromosome 13, ASM3395843v1, whole genome shotgun sequence DNA harbors:
- the ARR3 gene encoding arrestin-C isoform X2, whose protein sequence is MSDGSKVFKKTSPNGKLSIYLGKRDFVDHVDSVEPVDGVVLVDPEYLKDRKVYVVLTCAFRYGRDDLDVIGLTFRKDLYVLTAQVFPPVPDQTPISLTPLQEKLMKKLGDHAYPFTFEMAINLPCSVTLQPGPDDLGKACGVDFEVKGFCAENLEEKIHKRNSVRLVIRKVQFAPTNTGPPPKSETTRQFMMSDKPLHLEASLDKEIFYHGDPISVNININNTTNKIVKKIKISVEQITDVVLYSLDKYTKTVCTEEITDTVAANSTFSKSYTVTPTLLANREKRGLALDGKLKHEDTNLASTTILRPGMDKEVLGILVSYKVKVNLVVARGGILGDLTSSDVGVELPLILMHPEPTDAKLSEEDIVIEEFARQKLKGEKDDEDEKEEADNGES, encoded by the exons ATGTCAGACGGCTCCAA GGTTTTTAAGAAGACCAGTCCCAATGGCAAG TTATCCATCTACTTGGGGAAGAGAGATTTCGTGGACCATGTTGATTCCGTGGAACCTGTAG ATGGCGTTGTCTTGGTTGATCCAGAGTATCTGAAGGACAGAAAAG tgTATGTGGTCCTAACTTGTGCATTCCGCTATGGCCGAGATGACTTGGATGTCATTGGCTTGACCTTCAGGAAGGACCTCTATGTCCTGACTGCTCAGGTGTTTCCTCCTGTGCCAGACCAGACACCCATTTCCCTCACTCCTTTGCAGGAGAAGCTGATGAAGAAGCTGGGTGACCATGCTTACCCCTTCACGTTTGAG ATGGCGATCAACTTGCCCTGTTCAGTCACCCTCCAACCAGGACCAGATGATCTTGGAAAG GCATGTGGTGTGGACTTTGAGGTCAAGGGATTTTGTGCTGAAAATCTGGAGGAGAAAATTCACAAGAG GAATTCCGTGCGCCTGGTGATCCGAAAGGTTCAGTTTGCTCCAACGAATACAGGTCCACCACCAAAGTCAGAGACCACCAGGCAGTTCATGATGTCTGACAAGCCCCTACACCTTGAGGCCTCTTTAGATAAGGAG ATCTTTTACCATGGAGACCCAATCAGTGTCAATATTAATATCAACAATACCACCAACAAGATtgtgaagaaaattaaaatatcag TCGAGCAGATCACAGACGTGGTTCTCTATTCGCTGGACAAATACACGAAGACTGTTTGCACAGAGGAGATAAC TGACACGGTGGCTGCCAattccactttctccaaaagctACACAGTGACCCCCACCCTATTAGCCAACCGTGAGAAGCGTGGGCTGGCACTTGATGGCAAGCTCAAGCATGAGGACACCAACCTGGCCTCCACCACCAT ACTGAGACCTGGGATGGACAAGGAGGTATTGGGAATCCTGGTGTCCTACAAGGTGAAGGTCAACCTGGTGGTGGCCAGAGGAGG CATATTGGGAGATCTCACTTCAAG TGATGTTGGAGTTGAGCTGCCTCTTATTTTAATGCACCCAGAGCCCACTGATG CCAAGCTCAG TGAGGAGGACATTGTGATTGAGGAATTCGCTCGCCAAAAACTGAAGGGGGAGAAAGATGATGAAGATGAGAAGGAAGAAGCAGACAATGGAGAAAGCTAA
- the ARR3 gene encoding arrestin-C isoform X1, producing the protein MSDGSKVFKKTSPNGKLSIYLGKRDFVDHVDSVEPVDGVVLVDPEYLKDRKVYVVLTCAFRYGRDDLDVIGLTFRKDLYVLTAQVFPPVPDQTPISLTPLQEKLMKKLGDHAYPFTFEMAINLPCSVTLQPGPDDLGKACGVDFEVKGFCAENLEEKIHKRNSVRLVIRKVQFAPTNTGPPPKSETTRQFMMSDKPLHLEASLDKEIFYHGDPISVNININNTTNKIVKKIKISVEQITDVVLYSLDKYTKTVCTEEITDTVAANSTFSKSYTVTPTLLANREKRGLALDGKLKHEDTNLASTTILRPGMDKEVLGILVSYKVKVNLVVARGGILGDLTSSDVGVELPLILMHPEPTDGNEEDIVIEEFARQKLKGEKDDEDEKEEADNGES; encoded by the exons ATGTCAGACGGCTCCAA GGTTTTTAAGAAGACCAGTCCCAATGGCAAG TTATCCATCTACTTGGGGAAGAGAGATTTCGTGGACCATGTTGATTCCGTGGAACCTGTAG ATGGCGTTGTCTTGGTTGATCCAGAGTATCTGAAGGACAGAAAAG tgTATGTGGTCCTAACTTGTGCATTCCGCTATGGCCGAGATGACTTGGATGTCATTGGCTTGACCTTCAGGAAGGACCTCTATGTCCTGACTGCTCAGGTGTTTCCTCCTGTGCCAGACCAGACACCCATTTCCCTCACTCCTTTGCAGGAGAAGCTGATGAAGAAGCTGGGTGACCATGCTTACCCCTTCACGTTTGAG ATGGCGATCAACTTGCCCTGTTCAGTCACCCTCCAACCAGGACCAGATGATCTTGGAAAG GCATGTGGTGTGGACTTTGAGGTCAAGGGATTTTGTGCTGAAAATCTGGAGGAGAAAATTCACAAGAG GAATTCCGTGCGCCTGGTGATCCGAAAGGTTCAGTTTGCTCCAACGAATACAGGTCCACCACCAAAGTCAGAGACCACCAGGCAGTTCATGATGTCTGACAAGCCCCTACACCTTGAGGCCTCTTTAGATAAGGAG ATCTTTTACCATGGAGACCCAATCAGTGTCAATATTAATATCAACAATACCACCAACAAGATtgtgaagaaaattaaaatatcag TCGAGCAGATCACAGACGTGGTTCTCTATTCGCTGGACAAATACACGAAGACTGTTTGCACAGAGGAGATAAC TGACACGGTGGCTGCCAattccactttctccaaaagctACACAGTGACCCCCACCCTATTAGCCAACCGTGAGAAGCGTGGGCTGGCACTTGATGGCAAGCTCAAGCATGAGGACACCAACCTGGCCTCCACCACCAT ACTGAGACCTGGGATGGACAAGGAGGTATTGGGAATCCTGGTGTCCTACAAGGTGAAGGTCAACCTGGTGGTGGCCAGAGGAGG CATATTGGGAGATCTCACTTCAAG TGATGTTGGAGTTGAGCTGCCTCTTATTTTAATGCACCCAGAGCCCACTGATGGTAA TGAGGAGGACATTGTGATTGAGGAATTCGCTCGCCAAAAACTGAAGGGGGAGAAAGATGATGAAGATGAGAAGGAAGAAGCAGACAATGGAGAAAGCTAA